Below is a genomic region from Demequina sp. NBRC 110054.
GTGGTCGCGCTGGACCGGTCGGCCGATGAGATCTGGGTGAACGGCCCGGACGATGCGGACGAGGATTTCCGCGCGGAGCTCCACCACGAGCGGATCGCGGTCGGAGGCACGACCTACGTGTTCGGCTTCGGCGGCACCATGGACGAGCTCGCGGAGGAGCTCGAGGCGACCTATCCGCAGGGCGAGGTCGACTCGGATGGCGTGTGGCGGGCCACGGTGGACGGCGTCGACTACGTGGTCGCGCCATACGACCTCGAGGGCCAGGAGTGCTGGCTGCTGGAGTCCGAGGCCGACTACCTGGAGGACCTCACCGCGGCCGGGGACGATGCGGTCGGGGACAGGACGCTGTCGAGTCCGGTCATCGGCCAGCCCGTGTAGGCCTCGGCCAGGTAGGCGCGGCCGTGCTCCGACTCGACCACGGTGCGCAGCTCGCCGAGCTGGCGCTGGCGGTCGAAGTCCGAGGCGTCGGGCGCCTGGTGGAGCATGCTCGTCATCCACCACGAGAAGTGCTGCGCCTTCCAGATGCGCTGCCGCGCGGTGTCCGCGAAGCTGTCGATCGGCCCCTCATCGCCGCGGCCCAGCAGCGCCTCGAGGGCGCGCGCCAGGAGGATGACGTCCGCGACCGCGAGGTTCATGCCCTTGGCGCCGGTCGGCGGCACGGTGTGCGCGGCGTCGCCGACGATCGCGATCCGGCCCCGCTGGAGGTCCCTGGCCACGAAGGAGCGGAACGGCACGACGCCCTTCTGGAAGATCGGGCCCTTCTTGAGCTCGACCCCCGGCACGCGCCGGTCGAGCGTCTCCCAGATCTGGGCGTCGCTGAACGTCTCGGCGTCGAGGTACGGGTCGCACTGGAAGTACATGCGCTGCACCGTGGCGGACCTCTGGCTGATGAGCGCGAAGCCGTCGGCGGAGTTCGAGTAGATGAGCTCGTCCGCGCTCGGCGGTGCCTCGGTGAGGATGCCGAACCAGCCGAACGGGTACTCGCGGAAGTAGCCCGCGTGCGAACCCGACAGCGCGGAGCGCACCACGGAGCGCGACCCGTCGGCACCCACGACGAAGTCCGCGTCGATCTCGAGCGCGGTGCCGTCCGCGGCGGTCCCGACGATGCGCGGCCGGTCGGTGTCGACGCCTTCGACCGCGGTGGCCGTGGCCTCGAAGCGGATGTCCTGGCCCGCGGCCAGGCGCGCGGCGAGCAGGTCCTTGAGCGCCTCGTGCTGCGGGTAGAGCCATACGGCGCGGCCGACGAGGCCGGGGAAGTCGATGCGGTGGCCGACCCCGTCGACGCGCAGCTCGATCCCGTCGTGCCGCTGGCCGACGGTGTGCGCGCGGGAGCCGGGGATCGATGCGAGCAGGTCGACGGTGTCCTGCTCGAGGATGCCGGCGCGGATGGTCGACTCGATGTCCTCGCGCGAGCGGCGGTCGAGGATGACCGACTCGATGCCTGACTGGGCCAGCAGGTGGGACAGGATGAGGCCTGCGGGGCCCGCTCCGACGATGGCCACCTGGGTGCGAATGCTCGAGGTCACGGTGTCTCCTTTGACGCTGCGTCTCCATGAATGCGGAGTCCTCTTTGACATCCCGCTTCGCCATTG
It encodes:
- a CDS encoding 4-hydroxybenzoate 3-monooxygenase → MTSSIRTQVAIVGAGPAGLILSHLLAQSGIESVILDRRSREDIESTIRAGILEQDTVDLLASIPGSRAHTVGQRHDGIELRVDGVGHRIDFPGLVGRAVWLYPQHEALKDLLAARLAAGQDIRFEATATAVEGVDTDRPRIVGTAADGTALEIDADFVVGADGSRSVVRSALSGSHAGYFREYPFGWFGILTEAPPSADELIYSNSADGFALISQRSATVQRMYFQCDPYLDAETFSDAQIWETLDRRVPGVELKKGPIFQKGVVPFRSFVARDLQRGRIAIVGDAAHTVPPTGAKGMNLAVADVILLARALEALLGRGDEGPIDSFADTARQRIWKAQHFSWWMTSMLHQAPDASDFDRQRQLGELRTVVESEHGRAYLAEAYTGWPMTGLDSVLSPTASSPAAVRSSR